One Aliiroseovarius sediminilitoris DNA window includes the following coding sequences:
- a CDS encoding DUF2849 domain-containing protein: MPRPFTPKVVTANDLVEGDVIYLNRNGAWVRDMCMAWLIEDEAEAVAQLALAETQPEIAVGAYLADAKAGPNGPVPTHFREAFRAKGPSNRFHGKQINTARTEAAAHV, translated from the coding sequence ATGCCCCGCCCCTTCACACCCAAAGTTGTAACCGCAAACGACCTTGTCGAAGGCGATGTGATTTATCTGAACCGGAACGGGGCCTGGGTGCGCGACATGTGTATGGCATGGTTGATCGAGGATGAGGCGGAGGCCGTCGCCCAGCTGGCACTGGCCGAAACACAACCCGAGATCGCCGTGGGCGCCTATCTGGCAGACGCCAAGGCTGGCCCCAATGGCCCCGTCCCCACCCATTTCCGTGAAGCGTTCCGGGCCAAAGGGCCGTCGAACCGCTTCCACGGCAAACAAATCAATACTGCCCGGACCGAGGCCGCAGCCCATGTATGA
- a CDS encoding Lrp/AsnC family transcriptional regulator, whose protein sequence is MSVRLDEIDRKILRELQGDASQSLDVIAKKVGSSKTPVWNRIRKLREAGVIGKNTMVMDAESLGFEACFFVLIRTSEHEADWQGKFLAALRARPEVMEAHRLAGEIDYILKVRVKNARAYDEFYQALISEVKIFNVTALLSMEEIKFTTELPL, encoded by the coding sequence ATGTCTGTTCGGCTGGACGAGATCGACCGGAAAATCCTGCGCGAGTTGCAAGGCGACGCCAGCCAATCACTCGACGTGATTGCCAAGAAAGTGGGGTCATCGAAGACCCCGGTCTGGAACCGGATTCGCAAGTTGCGCGAAGCCGGGGTGATCGGCAAAAACACCATGGTGATGGATGCCGAAAGTCTGGGGTTTGAGGCGTGTTTTTTCGTCCTGATCCGCACCTCGGAGCACGAAGCGGATTGGCAGGGGAAATTCCTGGCGGCCTTGCGGGCGCGTCCCGAAGTGATGGAAGCGCACCGGTTGGCGGGCGAGATCGACTATATCCTGAAAGTTCGCGTGAAAAACGCCCGCGCCTATGACGAGTTCTATCAGGCGCTGATTTCTGAGGTGAAGATTTTCAACGTCACGGCCCTTTTGTCGATGGAAGAGATCAAGTTCACGACCGAACTGCCGCTCTGA
- a CDS encoding cytochrome P450, producing MLRLTQSPTDPDFIQNPYGFYDRARAEGDIFWWEDYDMPMAVSFRSVNALLRDRRFGREPVEPIAFPDHLAPFYAVEAHSMLELEAPRHTRLRKLVLRAFTSRRIAGLGPEIDALAHQLIDAFPGGNFDLLPAFATRIPVIIICRLLGVPEDMADDLARWSNAMVSMYQARRARAVEDKAVAATESFVAFLRDYVDQRRDDPRDDLISELIAAEAEGEKLSSDELISTCILLLNAGHEATVHAMAIVVKTLLEQQTPASALAPDARDATIEETLRFDPPLHMFTRYVYEKTVLYGQNFNRGDKIGLLLGGANRDPDVWDDPDDFDPQRPIKPNTSFGAGAHFCIGAPLARLELARALPILFDRCPNLRLTAPPQFGNVYHFHGLERLMVRC from the coding sequence ATGTTGCGCCTGACCCAATCCCCGACGGACCCCGACTTTATCCAGAACCCCTATGGGTTTTATGACCGCGCCCGTGCGGAGGGCGACATCTTCTGGTGGGAAGATTACGATATGCCGATGGCGGTCAGCTTTCGATCCGTAAACGCGCTGTTGCGTGATCGCAGGTTCGGTCGCGAGCCCGTTGAACCGATTGCATTTCCTGACCACCTCGCGCCGTTCTATGCCGTCGAGGCGCATTCGATGCTGGAACTGGAAGCCCCCCGTCACACGCGGCTGCGCAAATTGGTGCTGCGCGCCTTCACCAGCCGTCGCATCGCCGGGCTGGGACCAGAGATTGACGCGCTGGCCCATCAGTTGATCGACGCCTTTCCGGGCGGCAACTTCGACCTGCTGCCCGCCTTCGCCACGCGCATTCCGGTCATCATCATCTGCCGCCTTCTTGGCGTGCCCGAGGATATGGCAGATGATCTGGCGCGATGGTCCAACGCCATGGTCTCGATGTATCAGGCGCGCCGCGCCCGCGCGGTCGAGGACAAGGCCGTGGCAGCCACCGAATCCTTTGTCGCGTTCCTGCGAGATTATGTAGATCAGCGCCGCGACGATCCGCGTGACGATTTGATCTCTGAACTGATCGCAGCAGAGGCAGAGGGTGAAAAACTGTCGTCGGACGAGTTGATCTCGACCTGTATCCTTCTGCTCAACGCGGGGCACGAGGCGACGGTACACGCGATGGCGATCGTCGTGAAAACGCTTCTGGAGCAACAGACACCCGCATCAGCCCTTGCCCCTGACGCCCGCGATGCGACCATCGAAGAAACCCTGCGTTTTGATCCACCCCTGCACATGTTCACGCGATATGTTTATGAGAAGACAGTGCTCTACGGTCAGAATTTCAATCGCGGTGACAAGATCGGGCTGCTGTTGGGCGGGGCCAATCGAGATCCGGATGTCTGGGACGATCCCGACGATTTCGACCCCCAGCGCCCGATCAAGCCAAACACATCCTTCGGCGCGGGCGCGCATTTTTGCATCGGTGCACCACTCGCGCGATTGGAACTTGCCCGCGCCCTGCCGATCCTGTTCGACCGCTGCCCCAACCTGCGCCTGACCGCCCCGCCACAATTTGGCAATGTTTACCACTTTCACGGGCTTGAGCGCCTCATGGTGCGATGCTGA
- a CDS encoding sensor histidine kinase produces the protein MFRYLRTKWVFPFLIGSVAISAGAWALAWRASLASLSEQATSELALASDQLTRHLFRYRELAVVLAEHPVLRDRLGGEPDVEGEADALLQAMADMTGAYHLSLVGVDGKVLAASGEGEAQLDPDAQLIHRALTGALGVEARFQPMASGVTQRIFSFAAPMHSRDGKPLGTVIARTDLLDFEENWPSTAAALFFTLNGTRVFAANRLELVGAERPREGVLKSSVSHWTGYEVWTLDAGPYLPNRALHLTRDLPVIGLSGEILLDTAPAERTAALLAAIAAAICLGIGGLLLAVGERRRALNNQLRLKAAANARLEARVAKRTKALSAANVDLLRENRERREAEAALKKAQADLVQAGKLSALGQMSAGISHELNQPLMAIRSFADNGMVFLRRGQTDEADKNLSRISQQAGRMDRIIKNLRAFARQESEPITDVDLAKVVDQALEMLGPRIQSERVRVDWQRPEGAPKVRGGEVRLQQVVMNLMSNAMDAMAERVHRKIEITLDPSTDRVVLSVRDTGPGIDEPDRIFDPFYTTKEVSPTEGMGLGLSISYGLVQSFGGAIRGRNHPDGGAIFTVELDRAGAQEAA, from the coding sequence ATGTTTCGATACCTGCGCACGAAATGGGTCTTTCCCTTTCTCATTGGCTCCGTAGCGATCAGCGCCGGGGCTTGGGCGCTGGCGTGGCGCGCGTCGCTGGCGTCTTTGTCTGAACAGGCGACATCCGAGCTTGCTCTGGCCTCGGACCAGTTGACGCGGCATCTGTTTCGCTACCGCGAATTGGCGGTGGTTCTGGCCGAACATCCTGTTTTGCGGGACCGTTTGGGCGGCGAGCCTGATGTCGAAGGCGAAGCCGATGCGTTGTTGCAGGCAATGGCGGACATGACGGGTGCCTACCATCTTTCACTTGTCGGGGTGGACGGCAAAGTGCTGGCCGCGTCGGGTGAGGGGGAGGCGCAGCTTGACCCAGATGCGCAGTTGATCCATCGCGCGCTGACCGGCGCCTTGGGCGTCGAGGCGCGGTTTCAACCCATGGCCTCGGGTGTCACGCAGCGAATCTTTTCATTTGCGGCTCCAATGCACAGTCGCGACGGTAAACCGTTGGGCACGGTGATCGCGCGGACAGATCTTCTGGATTTCGAAGAAAACTGGCCCTCAACGGCGGCGGCATTGTTTTTTACGCTGAACGGAACTCGCGTGTTTGCGGCAAACCGGTTGGAGCTTGTGGGGGCCGAGCGACCTCGTGAAGGGGTGCTGAAAAGCTCGGTCAGTCATTGGACCGGATACGAGGTCTGGACACTTGATGCCGGACCCTACCTGCCGAACCGGGCGCTACATCTGACCCGTGACCTGCCAGTCATTGGCCTGTCCGGCGAGATATTGCTGGACACCGCCCCGGCGGAGCGGACGGCGGCCCTGCTGGCCGCGATTGCCGCAGCGATCTGTCTGGGGATCGGCGGACTGTTGCTGGCAGTGGGCGAAAGGCGGCGGGCGTTGAACAATCAATTGCGTCTGAAAGCCGCGGCAAATGCCCGGCTTGAAGCGCGCGTGGCCAAGCGCACCAAAGCCCTGTCGGCGGCCAATGTCGATCTGCTGCGCGAAAACCGCGAACGCCGCGAGGCAGAGGCGGCGCTGAAAAAGGCGCAGGCGGATCTGGTGCAGGCAGGCAAATTGTCTGCTCTTGGGCAAATGTCAGCGGGCATCAGCCACGAGTTGAACCAGCCGCTGATGGCCATTCGGTCGTTTGCCGACAATGGCATGGTGTTTCTAAGGCGTGGGCAGACCGATGAGGCTGACAAGAACCTGAGCCGCATTTCGCAACAGGCGGGCCGGATGGATCGGATCATCAAGAACCTGCGCGCCTTCGCCCGACAGGAAAGCGAGCCGATCACCGATGTCGATCTGGCGAAGGTCGTCGATCAGGCGCTTGAGATGCTGGGACCCCGGATCCAGTCGGAACGGGTGCGCGTGGACTGGCAACGACCGGAGGGCGCGCCCAAAGTGCGCGGTGGTGAGGTGCGGCTTCAGCAAGTGGTGATGAACCTGATGTCCAATGCAATGGATGCGATGGCCGAGCGGGTTCACAGAAAGATCGAGATCACGCTGGATCCATCGACGGATCGCGTGGTGCTGTCGGTGCGTGACACCGGCCCCGGCATTGACGAACCCGACCGTATTTTTGACCCGTTCTACACCACCAAAGAGGTCAGCCCGACCGAGGGAATGGGGCTGGGCCTGTCAATCTCCTATGGGCTGGTGCAGAGCTTCGGCGGCGCAATCCGTGGGCGCAATCATCCCGATGGGGGGGCGATCTTCACCGTGGAACTTGACCGCGCTGGCGCGCAGGAGGCCGCATGA
- a CDS encoding sigma-54-dependent transcriptional regulator — translation MSKTVLLVDDDAMVRHALGQTLELDGLTTILAGSYIEAKDHIVPDLDGVILSDIRMPGKDGFALLAQAQAVDPELPVILLTGEGDIPTAVRGINEGAFDFLEKPCDPASLLAVVGRALRTRALVLENRALKARAETGDAAARLLIGESTLAEDLRNTVRAAAHAQAEVLICGEPGSGTSKVAEVVHLLSGDATRAFIKLSASGLAADALEAAFSRAEGGTLFLDEVAALEGSTQYLLLDLLDRTSKTRVLAGTYRDLEVEVGAGRFNPDLFYKLDVLRIRIPALRERKDDIPVLFRHYVSIASEQAALTPPEIEHDVIAQLMAQDWPGNARALMNAAMRFAMGLGLADVEGGASDARPGLAEQLAQVERSLLIEALRRHRGGATAAARELQLPRKTFYDKLARHQIRPETYRH, via the coding sequence ATGAGCAAAACTGTTCTTCTGGTTGATGATGACGCAATGGTACGTCATGCGCTGGGCCAGACGTTGGAGCTGGATGGTCTGACGACGATCCTGGCGGGCAGCTATATTGAAGCCAAGGACCACATCGTGCCGGACCTTGATGGCGTGATCCTGTCTGACATTCGGATGCCGGGTAAGGATGGGTTTGCATTGCTGGCACAGGCGCAAGCGGTTGACCCGGAGCTGCCGGTGATATTGCTGACAGGGGAAGGGGATATTCCCACTGCTGTGCGTGGGATCAATGAAGGTGCGTTCGACTTTCTGGAAAAACCCTGTGATCCTGCGTCGCTTTTGGCGGTGGTCGGGCGGGCTTTGCGCACCCGTGCGCTGGTGCTTGAAAACCGCGCACTGAAGGCGCGGGCAGAAACCGGTGACGCGGCGGCCCGCCTGTTGATTGGCGAAAGCACCTTGGCCGAAGACTTGCGCAACACAGTGCGCGCGGCGGCCCATGCACAGGCCGAGGTGCTGATCTGCGGCGAGCCGGGATCGGGCACATCGAAAGTGGCCGAGGTTGTGCACCTGCTGTCCGGCGATGCCACGCGAGCGTTCATCAAACTGTCCGCTTCCGGGCTGGCAGCAGACGCGCTTGAAGCTGCGTTTTCACGCGCCGAAGGCGGCACGCTGTTTCTTGACGAAGTGGCCGCACTTGAGGGATCAACGCAATACCTGCTGCTTGACCTGTTGGACCGGACCAGCAAGACGCGGGTCCTGGCAGGCACCTATCGCGATCTGGAGGTCGAGGTGGGCGCAGGACGGTTCAATCCGGATCTGTTCTACAAGCTCGACGTGCTGCGCATCCGTATTCCGGCGCTTCGCGAACGCAAGGATGATATTCCCGTGCTGTTTCGTCATTATGTCTCGATCGCCAGCGAACAGGCCGCGCTGACCCCGCCCGAGATCGAACATGATGTCATCGCGCAGTTGATGGCGCAGGATTGGCCGGGCAACGCGCGTGCCCTGATGAACGCCGCCATGCGGTTTGCAATGGGGCTGGGGCTGGCGGATGTCGAAGGCGGGGCGTCGGATGCCCGGCCCGGTCTGGCCGAGCAGTTGGCGCAGGTAGAACGATCGTTGCTGATTGAAGCCCTAAGGCGTCACCGGGGCGGCGCGACGGCGGCGGCACGCGAGTTGCAACTGCCGCGAAAAACTTTCTATGACAAACTGGCCCGGCACCAGATTCGGCCTGAAACCTATCGACATTGA
- a CDS encoding TRAP transporter substrate-binding protein: protein MKFLTMAVSAIVLTATVNTASAACEEGEIVIKFSHVTNSDKHPKGIAASLLAERVNEEMNGKACMEVYPNSTLYNDDQVLEAMLQGDVQLAAPSLSKFEAFTKQFRIFDLPFMFKNMDAVDAFQMSETGQAMKESMVRRGLLGLDFWHNGMKQFSANKPLIEPSDAAGLKFRVQPSDVLVAQMQALGASPQPMAFSEVYGALQQGVVDGQENTWSNIYGKKFFEVQDGTTETNHGVLDYLVVTNVDWWEGLDADVRDQLATIMHEVTATRNAAVGEVDAEARQAVLDAGGEIRELTAEQRQAWVDAMKPVWSQFEADVGAENIAAAQEINAQY from the coding sequence ATGAAATTCCTGACCATGGCCGTATCGGCGATCGTGCTGACGGCAACTGTGAACACGGCTTCCGCTGCCTGCGAAGAAGGCGAGATTGTCATCAAATTCAGCCACGTGACAAACTCGGACAAGCACCCCAAGGGCATTGCGGCCTCGCTTCTGGCTGAACGTGTGAACGAAGAGATGAACGGCAAGGCTTGCATGGAAGTCTATCCGAACTCGACCCTATACAACGATGATCAGGTGCTTGAGGCGATGTTGCAGGGCGACGTTCAGCTTGCCGCGCCGTCACTGTCGAAATTCGAAGCTTTCACCAAACAATTCCGCATCTTTGATCTGCCCTTCATGTTCAAGAACATGGACGCGGTCGACGCGTTCCAAATGTCGGAAACCGGTCAGGCGATGAAAGAATCCATGGTGCGTCGCGGCCTGTTGGGGCTGGATTTCTGGCATAATGGCATGAAGCAGTTCTCGGCCAACAAGCCGCTGATTGAACCGTCTGACGCCGCTGGCCTGAAATTCCGTGTACAGCCGTCTGATGTGTTGGTTGCCCAGATGCAGGCGCTGGGGGCAAGCCCACAGCCAATGGCGTTCTCGGAAGTGTATGGCGCTTTGCAACAGGGTGTTGTCGATGGCCAGGAAAACACCTGGTCGAACATCTATGGCAAGAAATTCTTCGAAGTGCAGGATGGCACGACGGAAACCAACCACGGTGTGCTGGATTATCTGGTCGTGACCAATGTTGATTGGTGGGAAGGTCTGGACGCGGATGTGCGCGACCAGCTGGCCACCATCATGCACGAAGTCACAGCAACCCGGAACGCAGCGGTTGGCGAAGTTGACGCCGAAGCCCGTCAGGCCGTTCTGGATGCAGGCGGCGAAATCCGCGAACTGACAGCAGAACAACGTCAAGCCTGGGTTGACGCGATGAAACCGGTCTGGAGCCAGTTTGAAGCTGACGTCGGCGCCGAAAATATCGCCGCTGCGCAGGAAATCAACGCGCAATACTAA
- a CDS encoding TRAP transporter small permease: MSTHSNNSNGFEETVIAVILGLMTMITFVNVVLRYVFNSSLIWGLEVTLILFAWLVLLGVSYGVKVTAHLGVDALTNLLPERPRRVLALTAAAICIIYTFLLLKGAWDYWAPYAALDRTSGRWFPTGFEQTRDQAWYITDQVPMLDFLRFLEGWINQGETYDKLPRVIPYAVLPFGVALLLFRFIQATIRIWRGQQDSLIVSHEVEDEIEQLQDKPEEA; the protein is encoded by the coding sequence ATGAGCACTCACTCTAATAATTCAAACGGGTTCGAAGAAACGGTGATCGCCGTGATCCTTGGCCTGATGACAATGATCACATTTGTGAACGTGGTCCTGCGATATGTTTTCAACTCATCCCTGATTTGGGGGCTTGAGGTGACGCTGATCCTGTTTGCGTGGCTGGTGCTGCTTGGCGTCAGCTACGGGGTAAAGGTCACGGCCCACCTGGGCGTCGATGCGCTGACCAATTTACTGCCCGAGCGGCCGCGGCGTGTTCTGGCGCTGACCGCCGCTGCGATCTGTATCATCTATACCTTTCTTCTTTTGAAAGGCGCGTGGGATTACTGGGCACCCTATGCAGCCCTTGATCGCACCTCGGGTCGGTGGTTCCCCACCGGATTTGAGCAGACCCGCGATCAGGCTTGGTACATCACCGATCAGGTGCCGATGCTTGATTTCCTGCGCTTTCTGGAAGGCTGGATCAACCAGGGCGAAACCTATGACAAGCTGCCCCGTGTGATCCCTTATGCGGTTCTGCCGTTTGGCGTCGCGCTGCTGCTGTTTCGCTTTATCCAGGCGACCATCCGTATCTGGCGTGGCCAGCAGGACAGTCTGATTGTCAGCCACGAAGTGGAAGACGAGATCGAGCAGCTTCAAGACAAGCCCGAGGAGGCATAA
- a CDS encoding TRAP transporter large permease yields MDVLFLFAMVVGFLMIGVPIAIALGMSSIIFLLLFSDTSLASVAQSFYQAEAGHYTLLAIPFFILASSFMSTGGVAARIIRFSIACVGHFRGGLAIAGVFACMLFAALSGSSPATVVAIGTIVIAAMRQVGYTKDFAAGVICNAGTLGILIPPSIVMVVYASAVEVSVGRMFLAGVIPGIMAGVMLMIAIYVIATIKDMPKGDFAGWKEIFASFSDALWGLLLIVIIMVGIYGIPGITGALFTPTEAAAVASVYAFLVATFIYRDMGPLADKGEGKRTLLQKPQALITAFFHVDTRRTLFDAGKLTITLMFIIANALILKHVLTDEQIPQQIAGAMLSAGFGKIMFLIIVNIILLIGGQFMEPSGLIVIVAPLVFPIAIELGVDPIHLGIIMVVNMEIGMITPPVGLNLFVTSGVAGMPMMKVVKAALPFLAVLFVFLIMVTYIPFLSTWLPTTLMGPEIITK; encoded by the coding sequence ATGGACGTCCTATTCCTTTTTGCGATGGTCGTCGGGTTTCTGATGATCGGCGTGCCGATCGCGATTGCCCTTGGCATGAGCTCGATCATCTTCCTGCTGTTGTTCTCGGACACGTCGCTCGCATCGGTCGCGCAGAGTTTCTATCAGGCCGAAGCCGGGCACTATACGCTGTTGGCGATCCCGTTCTTCATCCTTGCCTCAAGCTTCATGTCGACAGGCGGCGTGGCGGCACGGATCATCCGGTTCTCGATTGCCTGTGTGGGCCATTTCCGGGGCGGTTTGGCGATTGCGGGCGTGTTTGCCTGTATGCTGTTTGCCGCTCTCTCCGGCTCCAGCCCGGCAACCGTTGTCGCCATCGGGACGATCGTCATCGCGGCGATGCGCCAGGTTGGGTACACCAAGGATTTCGCCGCCGGTGTCATCTGTAACGCAGGCACGCTGGGCATCCTGATCCCGCCCTCCATCGTGATGGTGGTCTATGCCTCGGCGGTCGAGGTGTCGGTTGGCCGGATGTTCCTGGCCGGTGTGATCCCCGGCATCATGGCGGGCGTCATGCTGATGATCGCGATTTATGTGATTGCTACGATCAAGGACATGCCCAAAGGTGATTTCGCAGGCTGGAAAGAGATTTTCGCCAGCTTCTCGGATGCGCTTTGGGGGCTTTTGCTAATCGTGATCATCATGGTTGGCATCTATGGCATTCCCGGCATCACCGGGGCGCTGTTTACCCCGACGGAAGCCGCTGCGGTCGCGTCTGTCTATGCCTTCCTTGTTGCCACGTTCATCTATCGTGATATGGGGCCGTTGGCTGACAAGGGCGAGGGAAAGCGCACTTTGCTGCAAAAGCCGCAGGCCTTGATCACTGCCTTCTTCCATGTCGACACGCGCCGGACCCTGTTTGACGCCGGCAAGCTGACCATCACGTTGATGTTCATCATCGCCAACGCACTGATCCTGAAGCACGTGCTGACGGACGAGCAGATCCCGCAGCAGATCGCAGGTGCGATGCTGTCGGCGGGCTTTGGCAAGATCATGTTCCTGATCATCGTGAACATCATCCTACTGATCGGTGGACAGTTCATGGAACCGTCGGGCTTGATCGTGATCGTGGCGCCGCTGGTCTTCCCGATTGCCATCGAGCTTGGGGTCGACCCCATTCACCTTGGCATCATCATGGTGGTCAATATGGAGATCGGGATGATCACGCCACCGGTGGGCCTGAACCTGTTTGTCACATCCGGAGTGGCCGGGATGCCTATGATGAAGGTGGTGAAGGCTGCATTGCCCTTCCTGGCCGTTCTGTTTGTGTTCCTGATTATGGTCACCTACATCCCCTTCCTGTCGACATGGCTGCCGACAACCTTGATGGGACCAGAGATCATCACCAAATAA
- a CDS encoding YgaP family membrane protein, producing MFKTNTGNIDRIIRIVVGLALLGWYFFAGGPVWALIGIVPLVTGAIGSCPVYSILGMNTCKMKN from the coding sequence ATGTTCAAGACAAACACTGGTAACATTGACCGCATCATTCGAATCGTCGTCGGCCTCGCCCTGCTGGGCTGGTATTTCTTCGCTGGTGGCCCGGTCTGGGCGCTGATCGGTATCGTGCCGTTGGTGACGGGTGCGATCGGTTCTTGCCCGGTTTACTCAATCCTCGGGATGAACACCTGCAAGATGAAGAACTAA